A region from the Actinoplanes sp. OR16 genome encodes:
- a CDS encoding response regulator transcription factor produces the protein MTIRLLLADDQDMIRTAFRMILGTQPDIEVVAEAADGETAVEQARRLRPDVCLLDIRMPKLDGLEATRLLAGPAVRDPLNVLIVTTFDLDEYVYRALRNGACGFLLKDTSPNLLVEAVRAAAAGTTLISPAVTVRLLAHLAPRRDGVPEAPEAPPTEPLTERELAVVRLVAHGHTNDEIAGQLYVTLSTVKTHLANVQRKLAARNRVEIAAWAWRNDVCS, from the coding sequence ATGACCATCCGGCTTCTGCTGGCTGACGACCAGGACATGATCCGTACGGCGTTCCGCATGATTCTCGGCACCCAGCCGGACATCGAGGTGGTGGCCGAGGCGGCCGATGGCGAGACCGCCGTGGAGCAGGCCCGCCGGCTTCGTCCCGACGTCTGCCTGCTCGACATCCGGATGCCGAAGCTCGACGGGCTCGAGGCGACCCGGCTGCTGGCCGGTCCGGCCGTCCGGGACCCGCTCAACGTCCTCATCGTCACCACCTTCGACCTCGACGAGTACGTGTACCGGGCGCTGCGCAACGGTGCCTGCGGCTTCCTGCTCAAGGACACGTCACCGAATCTGCTGGTGGAGGCGGTACGGGCGGCTGCTGCCGGGACCACGCTGATCTCGCCGGCGGTGACCGTACGCCTGCTAGCGCATCTGGCTCCCCGCCGGGACGGCGTACCCGAGGCGCCGGAGGCGCCGCCCACCGAGCCGCTCACCGAACGTGAGCTCGCCGTGGTCCGGCTGGTGGCGCACGGGCACACCAACGACGAGATCGCCGGGCAGCTCTACGTGACGCTGTCGACGGTCAAGACCCATCTGGCCAACGTGCAGCGCAAACTCGCCGCCCGGAACCGGGTCGAGATCGCGGCCTGGGCCTGGCGCAACGACGTCTGCTCCTAG